A stretch of Caldanaerobius polysaccharolyticus DSM 13641 DNA encodes these proteins:
- the rplJ gene encoding 50S ribosomal protein L10 gives MLSREEKARMVEELKERLSSAQAAILVDYKGINVEDDTKLRRELRQAGVEYKVVKNTLLSRAAKEAGYDALLQYLEGPTAVAWGIEDPVAPARVLYNYAKDHENFKFKVGILQGTIIGVDDIVNLAKLPSKQELIAKALGSMNAPITNFVGVLSATLRNFVYVLNAIKEKKSA, from the coding sequence TTGCTAAGCAGAGAGGAAAAAGCTCGTATGGTAGAGGAGCTTAAAGAGAGATTGTCCAGTGCCCAGGCAGCTATATTGGTGGATTATAAAGGGATAAACGTAGAAGATGATACTAAGCTGAGAAGGGAATTAAGGCAGGCGGGGGTAGAGTATAAAGTTGTTAAAAATACCTTGCTGAGCAGAGCTGCAAAAGAGGCGGGATATGACGCACTATTACAGTATCTGGAAGGTCCTACGGCTGTTGCTTGGGGAATTGAAGATCCTGTAGCGCCTGCTAGGGTTTTGTACAATTACGCCAAGGATCATGAGAATTTTAAATTTAAAGTAGGGATATTGCAGGGCACCATTATTGGCGTGGATGATATAGTAAACCTGGCAAAATTGCCGTCCAAACAAGAATTGATAGCAAAAGCTTTAGGCTCTATGAATGCACCAATAACCAATTTTGTTGGGGTTCTTAGCGCCACTTTGCGAAATTTTGTTTATGTGCTAAATGCCATTAAAGAAAAGAAATCCGCGTAA
- the rplA gene encoding 50S ribosomal protein L1: protein MPKRGKAYLESAKLIDRSKLYDPKEALDLVLKTAKAKFDETIDLAVRLGVDPRHADQQVRGTVVLPHGTGKTKRVLVFAKGDKAKEAEEAGADYVGAEDLIEKIQNENWLDFDVVVATPDMMGAVGRLGRILGPKGLMPNPKAGTVTFEVGKAVKEIKAGKIEYRVDKTSIIHVPIGKKSFGVEKLADNFVAIIDAIEKARPAAVKGQYIKSIVLSSTMGPGVKVNPARAKAI from the coding sequence ATGCCTAAGAGAGGTAAGGCTTATTTGGAGAGCGCAAAGCTCATCGACAGGAGCAAGTTATACGATCCTAAGGAAGCGCTGGACCTGGTGCTAAAGACAGCAAAAGCCAAATTTGACGAGACTATAGACCTGGCAGTGCGCCTGGGTGTTGACCCGAGGCATGCTGATCAGCAGGTAAGGGGTACTGTGGTATTGCCCCATGGCACTGGAAAGACGAAAAGAGTTCTGGTGTTTGCTAAAGGCGATAAGGCAAAAGAGGCTGAAGAAGCGGGAGCTGACTACGTAGGAGCAGAAGATTTGATCGAAAAGATACAAAATGAGAATTGGTTAGATTTTGACGTGGTAGTTGCTACACCTGATATGATGGGAGCAGTAGGTAGGTTAGGTAGAATACTGGGGCCTAAGGGTTTGATGCCCAACCCTAAAGCTGGTACAGTTACTTTTGAAGTGGGTAAAGCAGTAAAAGAGATAAAAGCAGGTAAGATTGAATACAGGGTTGATAAGACCTCCATTATCCATGTCCCCATTGGAAAAAAGTCTTTTGGCGTAGAGAAGCTGGCAGATAACTTTGTCGCTATTATAGATGCTATAGAGAAAGCAAGGCCTGCTGCGGTAAAAGGGCAGTATATAAAGAGCATTGTCCTTTCGTCTACAATGGGCCCTGGGGTAAAGGTCAATCCCGCAAGGGCTAAGGCGATATGA
- the rplK gene encoding 50S ribosomal protein L11 — protein sequence MAKKVAAIVKLQIPAGKATPAPPVGPALGQHGVNIVGFCKEFNERTASQAGLIIPVVITVYADRSFSFITKTPPASVLIKKACGIESGSPQPNKQKVAKLSKDKLREIAELKMQDLNASSIEAAMKMIAGTARSMGVEIVD from the coding sequence ATGGCCAAAAAGGTAGCTGCAATAGTTAAACTACAGATTCCAGCTGGAAAAGCTACACCAGCTCCCCCGGTCGGACCGGCTTTGGGTCAGCATGGTGTGAATATAGTGGGCTTCTGCAAAGAGTTTAATGAAAGAACCGCATCTCAAGCGGGTCTTATAATACCTGTGGTCATCACCGTATATGCTGATAGGTCTTTTAGTTTCATAACCAAGACACCGCCTGCATCGGTTTTGATTAAAAAAGCGTGTGGTATAGAATCAGGATCACCACAACCTAATAAACAGAAGGTGGCAAAGTTATCTAAGGATAAGCTAAGAGAGATTGCTGAGCTTAAAATGCAGGATTTAAATGCCAGCAGCATTGAAGCTGCTATGAAGATGATCGCGGGAACTGCGAGAAGTATGGGTGTGGAAATAGTAGATTGA
- the nusG gene encoding transcription termination/antitermination protein NusG has translation MNEENKARWYVIHTYSGYENKVKTNLEKTVENRKLHDKIFDIVVPVEESVEVKDGKKKVTQKKTFPGYVLIKMVMNDDTWYVVRNTRGVTGFVGPGSKPVPLSDAEVKALGIKDRPPVIDLKVNDSIKVVSGPLENFIGIVQEIDPEKRKIKVLVSMFGRETPVEVNFDQVEKV, from the coding sequence ATGAATGAGGAAAATAAAGCCAGGTGGTATGTTATTCATACGTATTCCGGTTACGAAAATAAAGTGAAGACTAACCTTGAAAAGACTGTTGAAAACAGGAAATTACACGATAAAATATTTGATATCGTCGTTCCTGTAGAAGAGAGTGTTGAGGTCAAAGACGGCAAGAAAAAAGTTACTCAAAAGAAGACTTTTCCGGGATATGTTTTAATAAAAATGGTGATGAACGACGATACCTGGTACGTGGTGAGGAATACCAGGGGTGTAACGGGTTTTGTAGGCCCAGGATCAAAGCCTGTGCCGCTTTCTGACGCTGAGGTAAAAGCCCTGGGAATTAAAGATAGACCCCCTGTTATAGATTTAAAGGTGAACGATAGCATAAAAGTCGTCTCGGGGCCGCTGGAGAACTTCATAGGTATTGTGCAGGAAATAGATCCAGAAAAGCGTAAAATAAAAGTTCTGGTGTCTATGTTTGGAAGAGAGACTCCGGTAGAGGTGAATTTTGATCAAGTGGAAAAAGTGTGA
- the secE gene encoding preprotein translocase subunit SecE, producing the protein MAGMTKGISKFYREVRAEMKKVTWPTRDQIFQYTVLILALIAALTLVFWLADSVFVFLLSKILGV; encoded by the coding sequence ATGGCAGGTATGACAAAGGGGATATCGAAATTTTACAGAGAAGTAAGGGCTGAGATGAAAAAGGTTACATGGCCCACCAGGGATCAGATATTTCAATATACGGTGCTTATACTGGCGTTGATTGCTGCATTGACATTGGTATTCTGGTTAGCAGATTCGGTTTTTGTCTTTTTACTGAGTAAAATATTAGGTGTATAA
- the rpmG gene encoding 50S ribosomal protein L33, producing MRVRVVLECTECHQRNYNTTKNKKNDPDRLELKKYCRFCRHHTVHRETR from the coding sequence GTGAGAGTAAGAGTTGTATTGGAGTGTACAGAATGCCACCAGAGGAATTACAATACGACTAAAAATAAAAAGAATGATCCTGATCGATTGGAGTTAAAAAAATATTGCAGGTTTTGCAGACATCATACGGTCCACAGGGAGACCAGGTAA
- the tuf gene encoding elongation factor Tu, with amino-acid sequence MAKAHYERTKPHINVGTIGHVDHGKTTLTAAITAVLATQGKAVKTAYDEIDKAPEEKARGITINTAHVEYETEKRHYAHVDCPGHADYVKNMITGAAQMDGAILVVSAADGVMPQTREHILLARQVGVPYIVVFMNKSDMVDDAELLEIVEMEVRDLLNEYEFPGDDTPIVTGSALKALECGCGKRECQWCGKIWELMDAVDSYIPTPQRETDKPFLMPIEDVFTITGRGTVVTGRVERGTLKVGEEVEIVGLSPERKKTVVTGVEMFRKILDEAQAGDNIGVLLRGVQREEVERGQVLAKPGTIHPHTKFTAQVYVLTKEEGGRHTPFFNGYRPQFYFRTTDVTGTIQLPEGVEMVMPGDNVTMTVELITPIAIEEGLRFAIREGGRTVGAGTVSSIIE; translated from the coding sequence ATGGCAAAAGCGCATTATGAGAGGACGAAACCCCATATAAACGTGGGTACGATAGGGCACGTAGACCATGGGAAGACGACGTTGACAGCGGCGATAACAGCGGTGTTAGCGACACAGGGCAAAGCGGTAAAGACAGCGTACGACGAGATAGATAAAGCGCCAGAGGAGAAGGCAAGGGGTATAACGATAAACACGGCGCACGTAGAGTACGAGACAGAGAAGAGGCATTACGCGCACGTGGACTGCCCTGGTCACGCTGACTACGTAAAGAACATGATAACAGGTGCGGCACAGATGGACGGAGCGATACTGGTAGTATCAGCGGCAGACGGTGTTATGCCGCAGACGAGGGAGCACATACTGCTGGCGAGACAGGTAGGAGTGCCGTATATAGTAGTATTCATGAACAAGTCAGACATGGTAGACGACGCGGAGTTATTAGAGATAGTGGAGATGGAAGTAAGAGACCTGTTGAACGAGTACGAGTTTCCAGGAGACGACACGCCGATAGTGACAGGATCAGCGTTAAAGGCGTTAGAGTGCGGTTGTGGGAAGAGAGAGTGCCAGTGGTGCGGGAAGATATGGGAGTTAATGGATGCAGTTGACTCGTACATTCCGACGCCGCAGAGGGAGACAGACAAACCGTTCCTGATGCCGATAGAGGACGTATTTACGATAACAGGAAGAGGTACGGTAGTAACAGGAAGGGTAGAGAGAGGTACGTTAAAAGTAGGAGAAGAGGTAGAGATAGTAGGGTTATCGCCTGAGAGGAAGAAGACGGTAGTAACAGGAGTAGAGATGTTCAGGAAGATATTAGACGAAGCGCAAGCAGGAGACAACATAGGAGTATTGTTAAGAGGCGTACAGAGGGAAGAGGTAGAGAGAGGACAGGTATTGGCGAAGCCAGGGACGATACATCCGCACACGAAGTTTACGGCGCAGGTATACGTGCTAACGAAAGAAGAGGGAGGAAGGCACACGCCATTTTTCAACGGGTACAGGCCGCAGTTTTACTTTAGGACGACGGACGTAACGGGGACGATACAGTTACCCGAGGGAGTAGAGATGGTAATGCCAGGAGACAACGTGACGATGACGGTAGAGCTGATAACGCCGATAGCGATAGAGGAAGGTTTGAGGTTTGCTATAAGGGAAGGCGGAAGAACAGTAGGAGCAGGTACGGTGTCTTCAATAATTGAGTAA
- the sigH gene encoding RNA polymerase sporulation sigma factor SigH, whose product MKSEAQNNDTNFYDNEPDEDIVLRAQKGDKKAFDKLFNKYSGIVKAKARAYFLIGAEKEDIIQEGMIGLFKAIRDYKLDKLTSFRAFAEMCITRQIITAIKTATRQKHLPLNSYVSLNKPVYEEESERTLLDLIAGERVCDPEELLISREEYNGIESKLNEMLSDLESEVLAYYLQGKSYQEIAVGMDRHVKSIDNALQRVKRKLEKYLEERAK is encoded by the coding sequence TTGAAGTCTGAAGCTCAAAATAACGACACTAACTTCTATGATAATGAGCCTGATGAAGATATAGTACTCAGGGCGCAAAAGGGCGATAAGAAGGCATTTGATAAGCTATTTAACAAATACAGCGGTATAGTAAAGGCCAAGGCAAGAGCGTATTTCCTTATTGGCGCTGAAAAAGAAGATATAATACAAGAGGGCATGATAGGTCTTTTTAAAGCGATACGCGATTACAAGTTGGACAAGCTCACCTCGTTTAGAGCTTTTGCTGAGATGTGTATAACGAGGCAGATAATAACGGCTATAAAAACGGCGACCAGGCAAAAACATTTGCCTTTAAACTCTTACGTTTCTCTTAATAAGCCGGTATACGAAGAAGAATCTGAGAGAACACTTCTTGATTTGATAGCTGGGGAAAGGGTTTGCGACCCTGAAGAATTGCTGATAAGCAGAGAGGAGTATAACGGGATAGAGAGCAAGCTCAATGAAATGTTGAGCGATCTGGAAAGCGAAGTCTTAGCGTATTATTTACAAGGCAAATCGTATCAGGAAATCGCTGTGGGAATGGATCGACACGTTAAATCCATTGACAATGCCCTACAGAGGGTAAAGAGAAAACTAGAAAAATATCTAGAAGAAAGGGCTAAGTAG
- a CDS encoding NYN domain-containing protein, translating to MEEVLFVDGYNIINAWPELKKLSKISLELARQELINSMVEYSAYKGIEVFVVFDAFHVKDCASRIEEVKGVKVVFSKYGETADHYIEKSVAKYVKSGRAVKVATSDWVEQQVIMAQGAIRVSASELVEELKRFKESVSEKIRSRQDDSNTLWDNISPEVLEKLKKMRNRN from the coding sequence TCTTTTTGTAGATGGATACAACATAATAAATGCCTGGCCTGAGCTAAAAAAATTAAGTAAGATAAGTCTGGAACTGGCGCGGCAGGAACTTATCAACAGTATGGTAGAGTACAGCGCGTATAAGGGTATAGAAGTTTTTGTCGTGTTTGATGCTTTTCACGTAAAAGACTGCGCCAGTCGCATTGAGGAAGTCAAAGGGGTTAAAGTGGTGTTTTCAAAGTATGGCGAGACAGCTGACCATTACATAGAGAAGAGCGTGGCAAAGTACGTAAAAAGCGGACGCGCGGTGAAGGTTGCCACATCGGATTGGGTGGAACAGCAGGTTATCATGGCTCAAGGGGCAATAAGGGTGTCTGCTTCTGAGCTTGTAGAAGAACTAAAGAGGTTTAAAGAGAGCGTATCTGAAAAAATTCGCAGCCGTCAGGATGACAGCAATACCCTATGGGATAATATTTCCCCCGAGGTACTGGAAAAGTTAAAAAAGATGCGAAATAGAAACTGA